Genomic DNA from Hypnocyclicus thermotrophus:
AATTATTGCCTAAAAAAATAAAAAATATTCTTGAAAACCCACCAAAAAATCTTATTTTCCCCGGATATGTATCAAGAGAAGTTTTATTAGGAGCTTACTTAGTTGCAGATGTGTTTTGTTTTCCAAGTTATGAAGAAAACGAAGGAATAGTAGTACTTGAAGCTTTAGCAGCAAAGACTCCGATTATTATTAGAGATATACCAGTTTATAGAGATTGGTTAAAAGATAAAAAACATTGTATGAAAGCTAAAAATAAAGATGATTTTAAAAAATTAATATCTCTAATAATAGAAAAAAAAATTAAATTAAATGGATATGAAGTAGCAAAAGAAAGAGAATTAGAAACTATAGGAAAATATCTAAAATCAATATATGAATATCTTGTATATGAAGAAAAAGAAGAAATTCATAATGGAATAATATAAAGTTTTGGTAATATTCTCCGATAAAAAATATATAGATATTCAAGGAGTGAATATTAAGTAATTAGTCCAAGGAGGGATGAAAAATGAAAATCGGAAGAATAAATGGATATACTGCTTATTATAAAAGTAGTATAAAAAAAGAGCCACAAAAAACAAAAAAGCAACAATATGTTGCACCACATGTTGAAAAAAATATTGATAAACTAGCAAGTAAATTACAAAAAATAGGATTATATAATAAACAAGGTGCCAAAATTGTTGCAAAATCCATTGTAACGGGCAATATAAATATTGTAGCTTAAAACTAGAAGTTTTTAAACTTCTAGTTTTATTTTTATTTATTCTATTAACGTTTCCAAAATATTATAAAAAAATTCCAAAAAATATAGAATGAATATTGACTTTTTTGTTCTAATATGATATATATTATACTGTAATAAGATTTTTATTAGAATATAGTGGAAAACAAATTATTTTTTAATAAAGATTGATTTGTAATTATACTTTTAAGTTTATTTTTTTTAAATAAATATTGGAAACGATATTGAAAAAAGTTTTATTAAATAAAAAAGGAGGATTATATGAAAAGAAATATTAAGGCAGTATTTTTATTAGTTATTTTATTTAGTTTTGTTTTTACTAGTTTTTCTTTTGCTGAGGAGAAACTAGTTGTTTTACCGGGGACAATACAAAGTGCACTTGGGGGAACAGATTGGGATCCAGCAGGCGATGTAACAAAAATGACAAATATTGGAAACGATATTTATCAATTTAAAGGAATTTTTCCAGCTGGAAAATATGAATATAAAGTAGCAGTAGGTGGAAGTTGGGCAGAGAATTATGGAATGAATGGAGAACAAGATGGAAAAAATATTAAATTAGAAATTCCAGAAGATAATACAGAAGTAACATTTACATTTGATTATAATACTAAAAAAATTACTGATAGTATTAATGGAGAAGCTGTTGTAGAAGAAACAGCACCTAAAGTAGCTGTATTAGGAGGATTAGAAATAAGATTACCAGGGACAATACAAAGTGTACTTGGGGGAACAGATTGGGATCCAGCAGGCGATGTAACAAAAATGACTCATATTGGTGATGATGTATATGAATTTAAAGCTATATTACCAAAAGGAAACTATGAGTATAAGGTAACAGTAGGTGGAAGTTGGGATGAAAACTATGGTAAAGATGGTGCAGCAGATGGAAGTAATATAGAGTTAACAGTTCCAGCTGATAATACAGAAGTAACATTTACATTTGATTATAAAACAAAATCTATTTCTCATAATTTAGAAATAGTAGGAGTTAATTTTATACCTGTATTAACAAATACATTTGAAAAAAAAGGTAAAGATGCAGATATTAATGTAACAAATGAATTTGAATTTGGAATATTATCAAAAAATTTAACAGTTAATTCAAAAACTAGCTTAAATTTTGATTTAGATCATAAAAAATATACTATTGTAGATAGTTCAATAGAAAAAGAAAACTTATCATTAAAAGATGTAGAAATAGAAGATTTTTCAGCGGATTATAAAATAGGAAACTTAACAGTTGGAGGAATGATAAATAAATCATCATATGAAAAATCTACAGATTTTTTAGGAGTAATAGATCCAAATACAGGTAGTGATGATAGAGATAATACTAAAAATCCAGAAGATATAGCAAATAATAATATAGCAGGAAAAGTATCATACAATAATGGAATAAAATTAAATGCGGCAGTATCTAGTTATAAAGCAGATATATTTGAAGAATCAAAAACTAAAAAAACTTTTGGATATTTGAATTTAGAAAAAACATTTGCAAACGATAAAATAAAAGTAGGAACATCAAATGGTTTATATTCTGTAAAATATGATGGTAAAAAAGAAAATACAGCAATTGATTCAACAGTATATGGAGAAATTAAAGTAAATGATAAATTTTCTTTAAAAACTGAAGTAGGATATGTACCAACAGGAACAATTGAGACAGCTATTACAGGTACACATAAAAATGGAACTAATTGGGACTTTATATTTGATCCAGCGGATTATGATATAACTGATGATATTTCAGAAGTACATTTAGTAGGTGCGTTTAATGGTTGGGATCCAGCAGATAAAACTTATACATTAACAGAACAATCAGATGGAACTTGGACAGGAACATTTGCAGACTCAGTAGTAGGTGGAAAAGAATATAAATTTATATATGATGCAACTTCATGGAATGGAAATGAAAAAGGATTACCTGAAAGTTCTGGAAGTAATGCAAAAGTAGAAGAAACAAATAGACTTGATCCAAAATTAGATTATGGATTAAATTTATATTTTGCAGAAGCAAATTATAATTTATTTGATAAAGGAAACTTAAAAGTTGGAACTAAATTTTTAAAAGCTAATACATATATGCCATTTGCAAGTGATGATTTATTAGATGACAGCTCAACAGGGTATGTGGATAATTATTTAAACGCAGATTATAAAGTATTAAAAAATTTAAAATTATATGTAGAAAAAACTCATAAAACACAAGAAGTAAATAGAGATAAATTATTATCAACTAGATTAAAAGCAGGATTTGAATTAACAGAAACTCCAGTAGTAAGCTATGTAAAAGGATATTATTTAGCAGATCCACAAGATTCTAATTTTAATGCAGAATTAAAAGAAATATTTATAGAAACAAAAACAGAAAAATTACCATTAGTAAAATATATAACTGTAAATACAACTCAAAGATTTGAATCAAAAACATCTCAATACTATGTAGAATCAGAATTAAAAGAATTTAGTAAAATGATAGAATACGTAAAAGGTAACTTAACTTATGCAGTAGATGATGTTTATTATTCTGATCAAGATGGTAAAGCAGTTCAATACTGGACAGAAGCAAAAGCGCACAATTTACCAATAGTATCATATGTAAAAGCAGGATATGAGTCAGATGATAATGGCGGAGATGGAATAGTTGAAAGAAGTGATTATAAAGATCAAGATGATAATGATTGGTTGAAAAAATTCTATGCTGAAACAAAATTAGAAGCAAAATCATTAAAAAATTGGGATGGACTTACAGTTAATTATGAAACAAGAAAATTAGAAGAAGGGAAAACTGATTATACTCCTTCTGATTTAAATCAAGATGAGCAATATTATGTAGCATCAGAAAAATCATTTATTGATTGGTATTCAATATTAACATTTACTACAGGATATAAACTTCCTTTTGATATACAAACTAATTTTACATATAAATATGATTTAGCTCATAAAAATACATCAGAATTTGAAGATGACGCAATGAAAGTAGAGTTAGAGAAAAAAATTGGTATAACTACAATAAATGCTTCATATAATAAACAAGATGGAGATGAAGGAGAAGATTATACTAAAGTAAGCTTTAAATCAGTATTTTAATCTAAAGGGGGGGATCCCCTTTAGAATTTTAAAAAATGAAATCAATCAAAAGGAGTGATTAGTTTGAAAAAAATATTAAATATATTTTTAATATTATTATCTTTAGCAATAATAGGTTGCGAAGGTATGTTAAAAGATGCAAGTGAGGCAGGAGCTGGATTTGGAGATATAATAGTAAAACAATCAAATATTTTAATAGATTCAAATTTAGAAACAACATCAGGTTCAGGAGTAACAGTAACAGAAGGCGGGATAGATTTCACAACAGCAGAAGTAAAAATAAATGGAACATCTAAAGGGATAGGTGAAAAATTTGAAGGGTTAAAATCTGGAGAATATAAAGTAACAGTAGAAGTAAAATCAATAGATAAAAAAGACTTATATTATGGAACAGAAGTAGTAAAACTGAAAGTAGCAGAAGTATTACAACCAAAAATAACTTTAGATAGTTGGGAATCTGCTGTAAATTCATGGAAAATAACATTTAATCCGACAGAA
This window encodes:
- a CDS encoding pullulanase X25 domain-containing protein; the protein is MKRNIKAVFLLVILFSFVFTSFSFAEEKLVVLPGTIQSALGGTDWDPAGDVTKMTNIGNDIYQFKGIFPAGKYEYKVAVGGSWAENYGMNGEQDGKNIKLEIPEDNTEVTFTFDYNTKKITDSINGEAVVEETAPKVAVLGGLEIRLPGTIQSVLGGTDWDPAGDVTKMTHIGDDVYEFKAILPKGNYEYKVTVGGSWDENYGKDGAADGSNIELTVPADNTEVTFTFDYKTKSISHNLEIVGVNFIPVLTNTFEKKGKDADINVTNEFEFGILSKNLTVNSKTSLNFDLDHKKYTIVDSSIEKENLSLKDVEIEDFSADYKIGNLTVGGMINKSSYEKSTDFLGVIDPNTGSDDRDNTKNPEDIANNNIAGKVSYNNGIKLNAAVSSYKADIFEESKTKKTFGYLNLEKTFANDKIKVGTSNGLYSVKYDGKKENTAIDSTVYGEIKVNDKFSLKTEVGYVPTGTIETAITGTHKNGTNWDFIFDPADYDITDDISEVHLVGAFNGWDPADKTYTLTEQSDGTWTGTFADSVVGGKEYKFIYDATSWNGNEKGLPESSGSNAKVEETNRLDPKLDYGLNLYFAEANYNLFDKGNLKVGTKFLKANTYMPFASDDLLDDSSTGYVDNYLNADYKVLKNLKLYVEKTHKTQEVNRDKLLSTRLKAGFELTETPVVSYVKGYYLADPQDSNFNAELKEIFIETKTEKLPLVKYITVNTTQRFESKTSQYYVESELKEFSKMIEYVKGNLTYAVDDVYYSDQDGKAVQYWTEAKAHNLPIVSYVKAGYESDDNGGDGIVERSDYKDQDDNDWLKKFYAETKLEAKSLKNWDGLTVNYETRKLEEGKTDYTPSDLNQDEQYYVASEKSFIDWYSILTFTTGYKLPFDIQTNFTYKYDLAHKNTSEFEDDAMKVELEKKIGITTINASYNKQDGDEGEDYTKVSFKSVF